Proteins from one Desmodus rotundus isolate HL8 chromosome 9, HLdesRot8A.1, whole genome shotgun sequence genomic window:
- the SMIM24 gene encoding small integral membrane protein 24 isoform X2: protein MRSTAHHRWMPSACPATERHLKPWLTGLAAVVGFLFIVFVFLLANRIWCSKRRDEDEESVFRMETHVIQDTDLSTEGKREKTEEKEKEKRKAKKGESNLGLELEEKEEPGDQEKAKNTAM, encoded by the exons ATGAGGAGTACCGCCCACCACCGCTGGATGCCATCCGCCTGCCCAG CCACAGAACGTCACCTGAAGCCATGGCTGACAGGCCTGGCTGCCGTTGTGGGGTTCCTGTTCATAGTCTTCGTCTTCTTGCTCGCCAACCGCATCTGGTGTTCCAAAAGGAG AGATGAGGACGAGGAATCCGTGTTCAGAATGGAGACCCATGTGATCCAGGACACGGACCTGAG TACAGAAGGCAagagggagaagacagaggagaaggagaaagagaagagaaaggccaAGAAAGGAGAGAGCAACTTGGGGCTGGAactggaggagaaagaggagcccGGAGACCAGGAGAAAGCCAAGAACACGGCCATGTGA
- the SMIM24 gene encoding small integral membrane protein 24 isoform X1, whose translation MKQGGQLFGASGEEATRHIQALSPGWREGQGRLSLTPVAGSLCDLRAGSAGRTQSTGASLSGLIVTPGPESALLVGGCQSGGVKGGPAPSLDPPAPYQGLGRASPSQRGLCSPGPRTPAAGSSVAMETLETLLVLSALLLLPAEAQQATERHLKPWLTGLAAVVGFLFIVFVFLLANRIWCSKRRDEDEESVFRMETHVIQDTDLSTEGKREKTEEKEKEKRKAKKGESNLGLELEEKEEPGDQEKAKNTAM comes from the exons ATGAAACAAGGCGGCCAACTCTTTGGGGCGTCAGGGGAGGAAGCAACAAGACACATACAAGCGCTGAGCCCGGGCTGGAGAGAAGGTCAGGGCCGTCTCAGCTTGACCCCTGTGGCAGGGAgcctgtgtgacctcagggcTGGCAGTGCTGGGCGGACGCAGAGCACAGGTGCCAGCCTCTCTGGGTTAATTGTTACACCAGGTCCAGAGTCTGCCCTTCTGGTGGGGGGATGCCAATcaggtggggtgaagggagggcCTGCCCCTTCCCTGGACCCACCTGCGCCTTatcaggggctgggcagggcctcgCCCAGCCAAAGAGGGCTGTGCTCACCTGGACCGCGCACTCCAGCTGCTGGCTCCTCTGTGGCCATGGAGACCCTGGAGACCCTTCTCGTGCTCAGCGCCCTGCTCCTCTTGCCCGCTGAAGCCCAGCAGG CCACAGAACGTCACCTGAAGCCATGGCTGACAGGCCTGGCTGCCGTTGTGGGGTTCCTGTTCATAGTCTTCGTCTTCTTGCTCGCCAACCGCATCTGGTGTTCCAAAAGGAG AGATGAGGACGAGGAATCCGTGTTCAGAATGGAGACCCATGTGATCCAGGACACGGACCTGAG TACAGAAGGCAagagggagaagacagaggagaaggagaaagagaagagaaaggccaAGAAAGGAGAGAGCAACTTGGGGCTGGAactggaggagaaagaggagcccGGAGACCAGGAGAAAGCCAAGAACACGGCCATGTGA
- the DOHH gene encoding deoxyhypusine hydroxylase, whose amino-acid sequence MVTEQEVVAIGQTLVDPQQPLQARFRALFTLRGLGGPGAIAWISQAFRDDSALLKHELAYCLGQMQDRRAIPVLVDVLRDTRQEPMVRHEAGEALGAIGDPEVLELLKQYSTDPVVEVAETCQLAVCRLEWLQQHSGEPAAAGPYLSVDPAPPAKERDVRRLREALLDEARPLFDRYRAMFALRDAGGEEAVLALAEGLSCGSALFRHEIGYVLGQLQHEAAVPQLAAALAQRTESPMVRHECAEALGAIARPTCLDALRAHVADPERVVRESCEVALDMYEYEMGPAFQYADGLEQLRSHAS is encoded by the exons ATGGTGACAGAGCAGGAGGTGGTTGCCATTGGGCAGACATTGGTGGACCCTCAGCAGCCCCTGCAGGCCCGCTTCCGGGCGCTCTTCACACTTAGAGGGCTCGGTGGCCCGGGTGCCATTGCCTGGATCAGCCAGGCCTTCAGGGATGACTCCGCCCTGCTCAAGCACGAGCTAGCCTACTGCCTGGGCCAGATGCAGGACCGCCGGGCCATCCCTGTGCTGGTGGATGTGCTGCGTGACACCCGCCAGGAGCCCATGGTGCGCCACGAGGCAG GGGAGGCCTTGGGGGCCATCGGTGACCCAGAAGTTCTGGAGCTCCTGAAGCAGTATTCCACCGACCCTGTTGTCGAG GTGGCTGAGACGTGCCAGCTGGCTGTCTGTCGGCTGGAGTGGCTGCAGCAGCACAGTGGGGAGCCAGCGGCAGCAGGGCCCTACCTCTCGGTGGACCCTGCCCCGCCGGCCAAGGAACGTGATGTGCGTCGGCTGCGGGAAGCACTGCTGGACGAGGCCCGGCCGCTCTTTGATCGATACCGAGCCATGTTCGCCCTGCGAGATGCCGGTGGTGAGGAGGCCGTCCTGGCACTGGCCGAAG gcCTGAGCTGTGGCAGTGCCCTCTTTCGCCACGAGATCGGCTATGTTCTGGGCCAGCTGCAGCACGAGGCAGCTGTGCCCCAGCTGGCGGCAGCcctggctcagcggactgagagCCCCATGGTGCGACACGAGTGCGCTGAGGCCTTGGGAGCCATTGCCCGGCCCACCTGCCTGGATGCCCTGCGGGCCCACGTTGCTGACCCTGAGCGCGTGGTGCGGGAGAGCTGTGAGGTGGCGCTGGACATGTACGAGTATGAGATGGGGCCGGCCTTCCAGTACGCCGATGGACTGGAGCAACTGCGCTCGCACGCCTCCTAG